A genomic window from Candidatus Nitrospira nitrificans includes:
- the ftsH gene encoding ATP-dependent zinc metalloprotease FtsH translates to MNTKTQKLMLWTVLGLFLLLLLNLWNMPTRAGVEEQVIFSDFMAKLDKGDVAKVIIRGHHISGVLQDNTRLRTYSADYPDFVQALREKAVQIEVKPPEESPWYINVLMTWGPFVLFLGLWVFFMRRMQPGNQALSLVKSRARMLTDDRKKVTFSDVAGIDEAKEEVQETVEFLKDPRKFQKLGGRIPKGVLVVGPPGTGKTLLAKAIAGEAGVPFFSISGSDFVEMFVGVGASRVRDMFEQAKKQAPCIIFIDEIDAVGRSRGAGLGGGNDEREQTLNQLLVEMDGFDTTEGVILVAATNRPDVLDPALLRPGRFDRQVVVNPPDLRGRAEILKVHTKKVPVAANVDLEKIARGTPGFSGADLENLVNEAALWAARQNKTEVGVVDFDMAKDKIVMGPERKSMVLTDEEKRVTAYHEAGHALMAKLLPGTDPVHKVSIVPRGRALGVTMQLPTDDRHNYSKEFVYNTLAILMGGRVAEELVFNQITTGAGNDLERATALARQMVCEWGMSETLGPLVFGRKEESMFLGRSLGTTREVSQDMAREIDREITRLVTENYERAKRVLTEQMPSLQALAEALLEKEVLDASEIDELLVGQPSSPMVPA, encoded by the coding sequence TTGAATACCAAGACCCAAAAACTGATGTTGTGGACGGTATTAGGCCTGTTCCTTCTCTTGCTGCTCAACCTATGGAACATGCCGACGCGCGCAGGAGTAGAGGAACAGGTGATTTTCAGCGACTTCATGGCGAAACTCGACAAGGGCGACGTCGCCAAGGTCATCATCAGGGGCCATCATATCAGCGGCGTTTTACAAGATAACACCCGACTTCGCACCTACTCGGCGGACTATCCTGATTTTGTCCAGGCGCTGCGGGAGAAAGCTGTTCAGATTGAGGTCAAACCCCCGGAGGAAAGCCCTTGGTATATCAATGTGCTCATGACGTGGGGGCCGTTCGTGCTCTTCCTCGGCCTGTGGGTGTTCTTCATGCGCCGGATGCAGCCGGGGAACCAGGCCCTGTCCCTCGTGAAGAGCAGGGCCCGCATGCTGACCGATGATCGGAAAAAGGTGACCTTTTCCGATGTGGCGGGAATCGATGAGGCGAAAGAAGAAGTGCAGGAAACGGTCGAATTTCTGAAGGACCCGCGAAAGTTCCAGAAACTCGGCGGGCGCATTCCCAAGGGGGTCTTGGTGGTGGGCCCGCCCGGCACCGGCAAGACCTTATTGGCCAAGGCGATCGCCGGCGAGGCGGGCGTGCCCTTCTTCAGCATCAGCGGGTCGGATTTTGTGGAAATGTTCGTGGGCGTCGGGGCCTCTCGCGTGCGGGATATGTTCGAGCAAGCGAAAAAGCAGGCTCCCTGCATCATTTTCATCGATGAGATCGACGCCGTCGGACGGTCACGGGGAGCGGGGCTCGGCGGCGGAAACGATGAACGCGAGCAAACGCTCAATCAGTTGCTGGTCGAAATGGACGGATTTGATACGACGGAGGGCGTCATCCTGGTCGCCGCGACCAATCGGCCGGATGTGCTCGACCCGGCGCTGCTGAGGCCGGGCCGATTCGACCGGCAAGTGGTGGTGAATCCGCCGGACCTCCGGGGCCGCGCGGAGATTCTGAAGGTCCATACGAAAAAAGTGCCGGTGGCCGCAAACGTGGACCTGGAGAAGATCGCGCGCGGGACGCCCGGGTTCTCGGGCGCCGACTTGGAAAACTTGGTCAACGAGGCCGCGCTCTGGGCCGCTCGACAGAACAAAACCGAAGTCGGGGTCGTGGATTTCGACATGGCGAAGGACAAGATCGTGATGGGCCCTGAGCGCAAAAGCATGGTGCTCACGGACGAGGAAAAACGGGTCACGGCCTATCACGAGGCGGGCCATGCCTTGATGGCCAAACTGCTGCCGGGCACCGATCCCGTGCACAAAGTGTCGATCGTTCCGCGAGGCCGCGCGCTGGGTGTGACCATGCAATTGCCGACCGACGACCGCCACAATTATTCCAAAGAGTTTGTGTACAACACGCTCGCGATTCTCATGGGCGGCAGAGTCGCGGAAGAACTGGTGTTCAACCAGATCACGACCGGCGCCGGCAACGATTTGGAGCGCGCGACGGCCCTGGCGCGCCAAATGGTCTGCGAATGGGGCATGAGTGAAACGCTGGGGCCGCTCGTGTTTGGGCGGAAAGAGGAATCGATGTTTCTCGGCCGCTCCTTGGGGACCACGCGCGAGGTCAGTCAGGACATGGCGCGGGAGATCGATCGAGAAATCACCCGCCTCGTCACGGAAAACTACGAGCGGGCCAAACGGGTCCTGACCGAACAGATGCCGAGTTTGCAGGCATTGGCCGAAGCGCTTCTGGAAAAAGAAGTGCTGGATGCATCGGAAATCGATGAGCTTCTAGTTGGACAGCCATCCTCTCCGATGGTGCCTGCCTGA
- the tadA gene encoding tRNA adenosine(34) deaminase TadA, translating to MQQEPRDSHYMELALQQAAQAPRIGEVPIGAVLVRNHEVIAAGHNYREISQDPTAHAEMIVIRKAAERLRTWRLSDTILYVTLEPCAMCAGAIVQSRIARLVFGAWDPKAGACGSIFDIPTERRLNHRVHVRGGLLEQESCVLLQEFFRARRDTLSERNSPQKRTS from the coding sequence ATGCAGCAAGAACCACGCGATTCCCACTACATGGAGCTGGCGCTCCAGCAGGCCGCTCAGGCCCCTCGCATAGGAGAAGTCCCCATCGGCGCAGTGCTCGTGCGCAACCACGAAGTGATCGCGGCTGGTCACAACTATCGGGAGATTTCGCAGGACCCGACAGCGCATGCGGAAATGATCGTGATCCGCAAAGCCGCGGAGCGATTACGGACGTGGCGGCTTTCAGACACGATCCTGTACGTCACCCTGGAACCTTGCGCCATGTGTGCCGGCGCGATCGTGCAATCTCGCATTGCGCGGCTTGTCTTCGGAGCGTGGGACCCCAAAGCCGGCGCGTGCGGATCGATCTTCGATATTCCAACCGAACGCCGGCTCAACCATCGAGTACACGTGAGGGGGGGATTGCTCGAACAGGAGAGCTGCGTACTCTTGCAGGAGTTTTTTCGGGCCAGGCGAGATACTCTTTCGGAGCGGAACAGTCCCCAAAAACGAACCTCCTAG